Proteins encoded in a region of the Anoxybacillus amylolyticus genome:
- a CDS encoding immunity protein YezG family protein, whose translation MIPEKWKKILLYAEFREGYKKIFFYYYPMDREEPVYSLDIPDLYTSKLTF comes from the coding sequence ATGATTCCTGAGAAATGGAAAAAGATCCTGTTATACGCTGAATTTAGAGAAGGCTATAAAAAAATTTTTTTCTATTATTATCCAATGGACAGAGAGGAGCCAGTATATAGTCTTGATATACCTGATCTATATACATCCAAATTGACATTTTAA